The Xenopus laevis strain J_2021 chromosome 5L, Xenopus_laevis_v10.1, whole genome shotgun sequence genome has a segment encoding these proteins:
- the htr1e.L gene encoding 5-hydroxytryptamine receptor 1E: protein MKKMNCTNCTIKSKTVTEKMLISITLAVITILTTVLNSAVILAICTTKKLHQPANYLICSLAVTDFLVAILVMPLSIAYIVMDTWSLGFVICEIWLSVDMTCCTCSILHLCVIALDRYWAITDAIEYARKRTVKRAGIMIITVWTISIFISLPPLFWRNHHNVNIPTQCIIQHDHVIYTIYSTCGAFYIPLTLILILYYRIYHAAKSLYQKRGSSRHLSNRSNDSQNSFAHCKLTQTFCVSEFSTSDPTMEFEQINASVRTPPYDNDIDMFGERQQQISSSRERKAARILGLILGAFMLSWLPFFIKELVVGLSLCTVSPEVADFLTWLGYVNSLINPLLYTSFNDDFKLAFKKLFRCKEHS, encoded by the coding sequence ATGAAGAAGATGAATTGTACAAACTGCACAATCAAATCAAAAACAGTAACTGAAAAGATGCTAATTTCCATAACTCTGGCTGTAATAACCATTCTGACGACAGTGTTAAACTCTGCTGTCATACTTGCAATTTGCACAACCAAAAAATTGCATCAGCCAGCAAACTATTTAATTTGCTCGTTAGCGGTAACAGACTTTCTCGTTGCAATTTTGGTCATGCCTTTAAGCATAGCCTACATAGTTATGGATACATGGAGCCTTGGCTTCGTCATATGTGAAATATGGCTCAGTGTTGACATGACTTGCTGTACCTGTTCAATCCTTCATTTATGCGTCATTGCTTTGGATAGATATTGGGCAATTACTGATGCGATTGAATATGCCAGAAAAAGGACAGTCAAAAGAGCTGGAATTATGATAATAACTGTGTGGAcgatttctatatttatttcccTACCACCATTATTTTGGAGAAACCACCACAACGTAAACATTCCTACCCAATGCATAATTCAACATGACCATGTTATATATACCATTTACTCTACATGTGGAgcattttacatccccttaacTTTGATACTTATTTTATACTATAGAATTTaccatgctgcaaaaagtctgtaCCAAAAAAGAGGGTCAAGCCGACACTTGAGTAACAGAAGCAACGATAGTCAAAACTCATTTGCCCACTGCAAACTTACACAGACGTTCTGCGTGTCAGAATTTTCTACTTCAGACCCCACCATGGAATTTGAGCAGATTAATGCATCTGTGAGGACTCCTCCTTATGATAATGATATTGACATGTTTGGAGAGCGACAGCAACAAATTTCCAGTTCACGAGAAAGGAAAGCCGCTCGCATTTTGGGACTCATTTTAGGTGCTTTCATGTTAAGCTGGCTaccatttttcattaaagaacttGTGGTCGGACTTAGCCTATGCACTGTTTCACCAGAAGTGGCTGACTTTTTGACATGGCTGGGTTATGTGAATTCACTCATTAACCCACTtctatacacaagtttcaatgatgATTTTAAGTTGGCATTTAAGAAACTCTTCAGGTGCAAAGAACACTCTTAA